A stretch of Geomonas oryzisoli DNA encodes these proteins:
- a CDS encoding helix-turn-helix domain-containing protein, which yields MAGGQLGQGSQTACGMAGLGSGQLTLREARDRVERYMVHDAIEASGGNMSKAAEVLGVSRPALYDLAKKYGLCRVKSRG from the coding sequence TTGGCAGGCGGGCAGTTGGGCCAGGGCAGCCAGACCGCCTGCGGCATGGCGGGGCTTGGTTCCGGGCAACTGACACTCAGGGAAGCCCGAGACAGGGTGGAACGCTACATGGTGCACGATGCCATCGAGGCATCTGGAGGAAACATGAGCAAGGCGGCCGAGGTGCTTGGCGTCAGCCGTCCCGCCCTCTACGACCTGGCCAAGAAGTACGGGCTGTGCCGGGTCAAATCCCGCGGCTAG
- a CDS encoding M3 family oligoendopeptidase — MSSDLTWDTTPLYPSPSAPELTQAFEGATAQVAGFRERYRGKVAKLSAAELLEALQSYEKLQEELSVPQLYSHLLFAADSESDLHKRLSQKSQEFGNAMGRELLFFDLEIIQMEEEPFQRLLQDPLLANYQHFLAVLRKFKKHTLSEREESLLTQKSLTGVQAFCRLFDEVSASLRYTLEMDGESREMTGEELLALLHHPDAELRERAFGTFLKKHEEHSILYSAVFNNVALDHSQEMELRNYSHPMEPTNLGNEIPNEVVESLMQVSEKNYPLAQEYFCLKAKLLGIPKLKNTDVYAPLTESDRKYSFEEARAMTVEAYRGFSEEFAELADSFFTGKRVDVLPRPGKSGGAFCMGMTPSLPPYLLLNFTGNLRDVATIAHEVGHGIHYQLAQRQTMLNYHPPLPLAETASVFGEMLLTRQLLERETDVEVKKSLLCAKIEDIIATTFRQNVLTRFEERMHLERVNGLLTANELADLWWQENAKLYGDAVEMIEPYRYGWSYISHFIHARFYCYSYTCAELVVLSLFQRYLKERESFVPIYRDILADGGSKSPGDTLAPAGIVFSDPSFWQGGYDLLADLIAELKALL; from the coding sequence ATGAGCAGCGATCTCACGTGGGATACCACGCCACTTTACCCGTCCCCTTCCGCTCCCGAACTGACCCAAGCCTTCGAAGGCGCCACGGCACAGGTTGCCGGATTCAGAGAGCGTTACCGCGGCAAGGTTGCCAAGCTTTCCGCCGCTGAACTGCTGGAGGCGCTGCAAAGTTACGAAAAGCTGCAGGAAGAGTTGTCCGTGCCGCAGCTCTACTCGCACCTGCTCTTCGCCGCCGATAGCGAAAGCGACCTACACAAGCGCCTCTCCCAGAAGTCCCAGGAGTTCGGCAACGCCATGGGTCGCGAACTCCTCTTCTTCGATCTCGAGATCATCCAAATGGAGGAGGAGCCCTTCCAGCGACTGCTGCAGGATCCGCTGCTTGCGAACTACCAGCACTTCCTAGCGGTGCTGCGCAAGTTCAAGAAGCACACGCTATCCGAGCGCGAGGAGAGCCTCCTTACCCAGAAAAGCCTCACCGGCGTGCAGGCCTTCTGCCGGCTCTTCGACGAGGTATCCGCCTCGCTGCGCTACACGCTGGAGATGGACGGCGAGAGCCGGGAGATGACCGGAGAGGAGCTGCTGGCGCTCTTGCACCACCCCGATGCGGAACTGAGGGAGCGCGCCTTCGGCACCTTTCTGAAAAAGCACGAGGAACACAGCATCCTCTACTCGGCGGTGTTCAATAACGTCGCCCTGGACCATTCCCAGGAGATGGAGCTTAGAAACTACAGCCATCCGATGGAGCCCACCAACCTGGGTAACGAGATCCCCAACGAGGTGGTGGAAAGCCTGATGCAGGTTTCCGAAAAGAACTACCCGCTGGCCCAGGAATACTTCTGTCTCAAGGCCAAGTTACTCGGCATCCCCAAGCTGAAGAACACGGACGTGTACGCGCCGCTCACCGAAAGCGACCGCAAGTACAGCTTCGAAGAGGCGCGCGCCATGACCGTCGAGGCTTACCGGGGCTTCTCGGAGGAGTTTGCCGAGTTGGCCGACTCCTTCTTCACCGGGAAGCGGGTGGACGTGCTGCCGCGGCCGGGGAAGAGCGGCGGCGCCTTCTGCATGGGGATGACCCCGTCGCTCCCGCCATACCTCCTTTTAAACTTCACCGGCAACCTGCGCGACGTCGCCACCATCGCCCACGAGGTCGGCCACGGCATCCACTACCAGCTCGCCCAGCGCCAGACCATGCTGAACTACCACCCGCCGCTGCCGCTGGCGGAGACCGCCTCGGTGTTCGGGGAGATGCTGTTGACTCGCCAGCTCCTGGAGCGGGAGACCGACGTCGAGGTGAAGAAGTCGCTTTTGTGCGCGAAGATCGAGGACATCATCGCCACCACCTTCCGTCAGAACGTTCTGACCAGGTTCGAGGAGCGCATGCACCTTGAGCGGGTGAACGGGCTTTTGACCGCCAACGAGCTGGCCGACCTGTGGTGGCAGGAGAACGCCAAGCTGTACGGCGACGCGGTCGAAATGATCGAGCCCTACCGCTACGGCTGGAGCTACATCTCCCACTTCATCCATGCCCGTTTCTACTGCTATTCCTACACCTGCGCCGAGTTGGTGGTGCTGTCGCTGTTCCAGCGCTATTTGAAGGAGCGGGAGAGCTTCGTTCCCATCTACCGCGACATCCTCGCCGACGGTGGTTCCAAGTCCCCCGGCGACACCCTGGCACCCGCCGGCATCGTCTTCAGCGACCCGAGCTTCTGGCAGGGTGGCTACGACCTCTTGGCCGACCTCATTGCGGAGCTGAAGGCACTGCTGTAG
- the rimP gene encoding ribosome maturation factor RimP, translating into MAKVDVVERVTEIVAEVGGPLGIDLVDLEYKREGRDMVLRVFLEKEGGITLDDCADVSRQLSDMLDVEDFMPDHYNLEVSSPGICRPLKKLADYERFQGHLVKVKTFDMLADDAGNKRKTFTGKLLGVQDGMISIDLTEGQHASIPLDKVAKANLEFEF; encoded by the coding sequence ATGGCAAAGGTTGATGTAGTAGAAAGAGTCACAGAGATTGTCGCCGAAGTCGGCGGGCCTCTCGGGATCGACCTGGTGGACCTGGAGTATAAGCGAGAAGGCCGCGACATGGTGCTGCGGGTATTCCTGGAAAAGGAAGGCGGCATCACCCTCGACGACTGTGCCGACGTGAGCAGACAGCTTTCCGACATGCTGGACGTCGAAGACTTCATGCCGGACCACTACAACCTGGAGGTTTCCTCACCGGGTATCTGTCGTCCGCTTAAGAAGCTCGCCGACTACGAGCGCTTCCAGGGGCACCTGGTCAAGGTGAAGACCTTCGACATGCTCGCTGACGATGCGGGCAACAAGCGCAAGACCTTCACCGGGAAACTGCTCGGGGTTCAGGACGGGATGATCAGCATCGATCTCACCGAGGGGCAGCACGCCTCGATCCCGCTGGACAAGGTGGCCAAGGCCAACCTCGAATTCGAATTCTAA
- the thrC gene encoding threonine synthase, translated as MKYISTRGNIAPIGFKEAVMMGLATDGGLILPESIPQIAPETLAAWAKLPYRELAFNIISLFATDIPAADLKALIDRSYGSFEHQETTPLVKKDGVYILELFHGPTLAFKDVALQLLGNLFEYLLKERGEKMNILGATSGDTGSAAIAGVRGKENINIFILHPHLKTSPIQALQMTSVLDANVHNIAVEGTFDDCQNIVKTLFNDLEFKKEYALGAVNSINWARVLAQVVYYFYAWGRLPEQGKVVFSVPTGNFGDIFAGYLAKRMGLPIEKLLLATNENNILARFVQSGDYSLGQVVQTVSPSMDIQLASNLERYLYYLFNESAERVRSAFAELQQTGKIVFTAEEVQRVHSEFLSCTVNEAMTLETIASFNKETGYVLDPHTAVGVRGALECVKGHPAVVCLATAHPAKFGEAVERAIGTPAPLPPQLAALQGKETRCEIMAADKELVKAFVKAKA; from the coding sequence ATGAAATACATAAGCACCAGGGGAAACATCGCGCCGATCGGCTTCAAGGAAGCAGTGATGATGGGACTTGCCACCGACGGCGGCTTGATCCTGCCGGAGAGCATCCCGCAGATCGCACCGGAAACCCTTGCCGCGTGGGCCAAGCTCCCCTACCGCGAGCTCGCCTTCAATATCATCTCCCTGTTCGCCACCGACATCCCGGCAGCGGACCTGAAAGCGCTCATCGACCGCTCCTACGGCAGCTTCGAGCACCAGGAGACCACGCCGCTGGTCAAGAAGGACGGCGTCTACATCCTGGAACTCTTCCACGGCCCCACCCTCGCCTTCAAGGACGTGGCTCTGCAGTTGCTGGGCAACCTGTTCGAGTACCTCCTGAAGGAGCGCGGCGAGAAGATGAACATCCTCGGCGCCACCTCCGGCGACACCGGCAGCGCCGCCATCGCCGGCGTGCGCGGTAAGGAAAACATCAACATCTTCATCCTGCACCCGCACCTGAAGACCTCGCCCATCCAGGCGCTGCAGATGACCAGCGTGCTGGACGCCAACGTGCACAACATCGCCGTCGAGGGGACCTTCGACGACTGCCAGAACATCGTCAAGACCCTGTTCAACGACCTCGAGTTCAAGAAGGAATACGCGCTGGGTGCGGTGAACTCCATCAACTGGGCCCGCGTGCTGGCGCAGGTGGTCTACTACTTCTACGCCTGGGGCAGGCTCCCCGAGCAGGGCAAGGTGGTCTTCTCCGTCCCGACCGGCAACTTCGGCGACATCTTCGCCGGCTACCTCGCCAAGAGGATGGGACTCCCCATCGAGAAACTGCTCCTGGCCACCAACGAGAACAACATCCTCGCCCGCTTCGTGCAAAGCGGCGATTATTCGCTGGGCCAGGTGGTGCAGACAGTTTCCCCGTCCATGGACATCCAGCTCGCCTCCAACCTGGAGCGCTACCTGTACTACCTCTTCAACGAGAGCGCCGAGCGGGTCAGAAGCGCCTTTGCCGAACTGCAGCAGACCGGCAAGATCGTCTTCACTGCCGAAGAGGTGCAGCGCGTGCACAGCGAGTTCTTAAGCTGCACCGTCAACGAAGCGATGACCCTCGAAACCATCGCCTCCTTCAACAAGGAAACCGGCTATGTGCTCGACCCGCACACCGCGGTCGGCGTGCGCGGCGCACTCGAGTGCGTCAAGGGGCACCCCGCCGTGGTCTGCCTGGCTACCGCCCACCCCGCCAAGTTCGGCGAGGCGGTCGAGCGCGCCATCGGCACCCCCGCACCGCTGCCGCCGCAGTTGGCCGCCCTGCAGGGCAAGGAAACCCGCTGCGAGATCATGGCTGCCGATAAGGAGCTGGTAAAGGCCTTCGTTAAAGCCAAGGCTTAG
- the yrfG gene encoding GMP/IMP nucleotidase: protein MPLPSLNVDWHLIDTVHLDMDGTLLDRHFDDHFWLEHVPKRYAEKNGISEHAAQEKLHRMFRSQEQTLNWTDLDYWSAQLGLDIPVLKEEVNHLIAVHPFVVEFLLFLRQHGKKIYLVTNAHSKTLNIKLRLTRIGSYFDGIISAHDLGLPKEDPLFWGKLQQKVPYDPERTMLGEDSETNLETARRFGIRYLIHVGRFSSTTTPVQSESFHSIHYFSELIPRDGGMCVELTASRGI, encoded by the coding sequence ATGCCCCTCCCCTCCCTGAATGTAGACTGGCACCTCATCGACACCGTCCACCTCGACATGGACGGAACCCTGCTGGACCGGCACTTCGATGACCACTTCTGGCTCGAGCACGTTCCCAAGCGCTACGCGGAAAAGAACGGCATCAGCGAGCACGCCGCGCAGGAGAAACTGCACCGCATGTTCCGCTCCCAGGAGCAGACCCTCAACTGGACCGACCTCGATTACTGGTCGGCACAGCTCGGGCTCGACATCCCCGTACTCAAGGAAGAGGTGAACCACCTGATCGCGGTGCACCCCTTCGTGGTCGAGTTCCTCCTCTTCCTGCGCCAACACGGCAAGAAGATCTACCTGGTCACCAACGCCCACAGTAAGACCCTGAACATCAAACTGCGCCTGACCAGGATTGGGAGCTACTTCGACGGGATTATTTCTGCCCACGACCTGGGACTGCCTAAGGAAGATCCACTTTTTTGGGGAAAGCTGCAGCAGAAGGTGCCTTACGATCCGGAACGGACCATGCTGGGAGAGGACAGCGAGACCAACCTGGAGACCGCGCGCCGCTTCGGCATCCGCTACCTGATCCACGTCGGACGCTTCAGCTCGACAACGACGCCGGTCCAATCGGAAAGTTTCCACTCCATCCATTACTTCAGTGAACTGATCCCGCGCGATGGCGGCATGTGCGTGGAACTCACCGCTAGCCGCGGGATTTGA